The following proteins are encoded in a genomic region of Hoeflea phototrophica DFL-43:
- a CDS encoding NADH:ubiquinone reductase (Na(+)-transporting) subunit D, which translates to MSLRHHLFSPLIGNNPITLQILGICSALAVTTTLSTALTMSVALTIVLCLSGAVISLMRNHIPPSIRLIVQITIVASIVIVIDQFLQAFMFEMSKRLSIFVGLIVTNCLVLGRAEAFAMRNPVIPSVLDGLGNGLGYSLILISVGTLREFFGTGALMGVPMVLTVAEGGWFQPLGLMQLAPSAFFILGLVVWLVRVWRPDQAERPEFRLDEPEDRRP; encoded by the coding sequence ATGTCATTGAGGCACCATCTGTTCTCGCCGCTGATCGGCAACAATCCGATCACGCTGCAGATCCTCGGGATCTGCTCGGCGCTGGCGGTGACCACCACGTTGTCAACAGCGCTGACCATGTCGGTTGCCCTTACGATCGTGCTGTGTCTGTCGGGCGCGGTGATCAGCTTGATGCGCAATCACATACCGCCCTCGATCCGGCTTATCGTGCAGATCACCATCGTGGCGTCGATCGTCATCGTCATCGACCAGTTTCTCCAGGCCTTCATGTTTGAAATGAGCAAGCGCTTGTCGATTTTTGTCGGCCTGATCGTGACCAATTGTCTTGTGCTTGGACGGGCTGAAGCCTTTGCCATGCGCAACCCTGTAATTCCGAGTGTGCTCGACGGTCTTGGCAACGGCCTGGGGTACAGCCTGATCCTGATCAGCGTAGGCACGTTGCGTGAGTTCTTTGGCACCGGCGCCCTGATGGGCGTGCCAATGGTTCTGACGGTTGCCGAGGGTGGCTGGTTTCAGCCATTGGGCCTGATGCAGCTTGCGCCGAGCGCATTCTTCATCCTGGGACTTGTTGTCTGGCTGGTGCGGGTGTGGCGTCCCGACCAGGCTGAGCGCCCTGAATTCCGGTTGGATGAACCCGAGGATCGGCGGCCATGA
- the nqrC gene encoding NADH:ubiquinone reductase (Na(+)-transporting) subunit C: protein MADPFAPIRGFFARPNDDRVKIIGMAILVALFSAAAVSVTAVTLKPYQEANRAAERQARLDRMLDTLPAMRELMLESGVDTLETRLVNLDDGSFATGTDSADFDLDAALQDPDASVALAPEADLAGIKRRARQSPVYLLAKEGELMLVVLPVYGAGYQSTIRAALALEADLNTVAALAIVEQGDTPGFGARIEEPEFLAQWPGKMIADGDGVLRIELVRGGASTPYEVDGISGATRTSDGITNLLRFWLGEDGFGPFLARLEEEGL from the coding sequence ATGGCTGATCCGTTTGCTCCAATCCGAGGTTTTTTTGCCCGACCCAATGATGACCGGGTCAAAATCATCGGCATGGCAATCCTGGTCGCGCTGTTCAGTGCGGCTGCAGTGTCGGTGACTGCGGTCACGCTCAAACCCTATCAGGAGGCCAATCGCGCTGCCGAGCGTCAGGCGCGGCTGGACCGGATGCTCGATACACTTCCTGCCATGCGGGAGCTGATGCTTGAAAGCGGTGTCGATACGCTTGAAACCCGTCTGGTCAATCTCGATGACGGCAGCTTTGCCACCGGCACAGACAGCGCTGACTTCGATCTTGATGCTGCGTTGCAGGACCCGGATGCGAGTGTTGCGCTGGCGCCGGAGGCCGATCTCGCCGGGATCAAACGGCGTGCCAGGCAGTCACCGGTCTATCTGCTCGCCAAGGAGGGGGAGCTGATGCTGGTTGTGCTGCCGGTCTATGGTGCGGGGTATCAATCCACCATTCGCGCGGCCCTCGCGCTGGAGGCGGATCTCAACACCGTTGCAGCACTGGCAATTGTCGAGCAGGGCGACACGCCCGGATTTGGTGCCCGCATCGAGGAACCGGAGTTCCTGGCGCAATGGCCAGGCAAGATGATTGCCGACGGAGATGGTGTCCTTCGCATCGAGCTCGTGCGTGGCGGTGCTTCGACACCCTATGAAGTGGACGGGATTTCCGGGGCAACCAGAACCAGCGACGGCATCACCAATTTGCTCCGGTTCTGGCTTGGTGAAGACGGGTTCGGCCCCTTCCTTGCGCGTCTTGAAGAAGAGGGCCTGTAA
- a CDS encoding RnfABCDGE type electron transport complex subunit D, with amino-acid sequence MTGWLLDRRRRLQRPSWTPAGITLIQLIALVPPVAVTVLERGAGQLAVLIAALIVSLGWELAFALLRGRAPSWHGASVALIFAVMAPADAALWQVALAVSFGVVFGELVFGGRGYGFLSAAAAALGFFVFSFPGVQLSGAGQGLGLTVIPGALVLLVGGLVSWRVLLTAGLVVILPGLWDGGLSGSWQTCAGIAFGLVFLVGDPVVTASTNPGRWAYGILAGGLIVLFDTISGPGVSPTAIVFAALLASIFAPLIDYLVVEWNVRHRRVKNG; translated from the coding sequence ATGACAGGCTGGCTTCTTGATCGGCGCCGTCGGCTCCAACGGCCGTCATGGACCCCGGCAGGGATTACGCTGATTCAGCTGATTGCGCTTGTGCCGCCGGTCGCGGTGACTGTGCTCGAGCGCGGTGCGGGGCAACTCGCGGTGCTGATCGCGGCTCTGATCGTCAGCCTGGGCTGGGAGCTTGCCTTCGCCCTGCTGCGAGGCCGGGCGCCGAGTTGGCATGGCGCAAGTGTTGCTCTGATCTTCGCTGTGATGGCACCGGCGGATGCCGCGTTGTGGCAAGTGGCGCTGGCGGTGAGCTTCGGTGTTGTGTTTGGCGAACTGGTGTTTGGTGGCCGGGGCTACGGCTTCCTTTCTGCAGCAGCGGCGGCGCTGGGTTTTTTCGTCTTTTCGTTTCCGGGGGTTCAGCTTTCAGGGGCCGGACAAGGCCTCGGGCTGACGGTCATCCCGGGGGCTCTCGTCCTGCTTGTTGGCGGATTGGTATCGTGGCGGGTGCTTCTGACAGCCGGACTTGTCGTGATCTTGCCCGGTCTTTGGGATGGCGGGCTATCGGGGTCCTGGCAGACCTGCGCTGGAATCGCTTTTGGCCTGGTTTTTCTGGTTGGGGATCCGGTTGTGACAGCCTCAACCAATCCGGGCCGTTGGGCCTACGGCATCCTGGCGGGTGGCTTGATCGTGCTTTTTGACACGATCAGTGGACCGGGGGTGTCTCCAACCGCGATCGTGTTCGCGGCACTGCTCGCAAGTATTTTTGCACCGCTGATCGACTATCTGGTTGTGGAATGGAACGTCCGGCACCGGAGGGTCAAGAATGGCTGA
- a CDS encoding polyheme membrane-associated cytochrome C gives MATPAAQAQDQSPLTSIVEDWIASPHGNRASESFIHWNADGAVPENCATCHSGPGLMDFLGADGSMAGKVDAPAPTGSPIDCVACHNKAASEIEQITFPSGEMVTETGSSAICMVCHQGRASADAVNAAVDGMDDDVINGDLGFINVHYSAAAATLFGGIVRGGYQYDGKVYAEKFAHVPDFNSCTTCHEPHTTKTVAIDQCTTCHEDIDTARAIRTTPGDFDGDGDASEGISAEIATLHDKLGDAITLYGSELAGQPIVYDSHAYPYFFNDTNADGTSNGDEAAFPNRYQSWTPRLLRAAYNYQFVSKDSGAYAHNPRYAMQILYDSLEDLAASTDGDMSGMNRP, from the coding sequence TTGGCCACACCAGCAGCACAAGCCCAGGATCAGTCGCCACTCACGTCAATCGTGGAAGACTGGATCGCATCGCCACACGGCAACCGGGCATCCGAGTCCTTCATACACTGGAACGCTGATGGCGCCGTCCCCGAGAACTGCGCCACATGCCACTCCGGCCCCGGGCTGATGGATTTTCTTGGCGCTGACGGATCCATGGCCGGCAAGGTGGATGCTCCCGCACCGACCGGATCGCCAATTGATTGCGTGGCCTGCCACAACAAGGCCGCCAGCGAAATCGAGCAAATCACATTCCCCTCCGGAGAGATGGTGACCGAAACCGGTTCCTCGGCGATCTGCATGGTTTGCCACCAGGGCCGTGCATCAGCCGATGCAGTCAACGCGGCTGTCGACGGGATGGATGACGACGTCATCAATGGCGATCTGGGTTTCATCAATGTCCATTACAGCGCTGCAGCCGCCACCCTGTTTGGTGGCATTGTGCGCGGTGGCTATCAGTATGACGGCAAGGTCTATGCCGAAAAATTTGCCCATGTGCCGGACTTCAACTCCTGCACGACCTGTCACGAGCCTCACACCACAAAGACTGTTGCGATCGATCAGTGCACCACCTGCCACGAGGACATCGACACTGCGCGGGCCATTCGGACAACTCCGGGTGATTTTGACGGAGATGGTGACGCAAGCGAAGGCATCAGCGCCGAGATTGCCACCTTGCACGACAAGCTCGGCGACGCGATCACGCTTTACGGATCAGAGCTCGCAGGCCAACCCATCGTCTACGACTCTCATGCCTATCCCTATTTTTTCAACGACACCAATGCAGACGGCACATCGAATGGCGATGAAGCCGCCTTCCCGAACAGATATCAGAGCTGGACACCGCGCCTGCTGCGTGCTGCGTACAATTATCAGTTCGTCTCCAAAGACTCTGGCGCCTATGCGCACAATCCGCGCTACGCCATGCAGATCCTGTACGACAGCCTCGAAGATCTGGCGGCCAGCACGGACGGTGACATGTCCGGCATGAATCGCCCTTAA
- a CDS encoding cation:proton antiporter: MENSEVLVAIGVLLLLGLALDSVGRIVHVPRVTLLILLGVVIGQPVLDLLPDAFAGSDEIYAPTALTMVAFLLGGSLTTQTLRNHGREILIISLALVIVSVMLVAGGLWLLGLPAGFAVILGSLSAATDPAATHDVVRQSNARGPFITSILGIVAIDDAWGLIAFSMALAVAGILLDSNATEALAHGAMEVSGAILLGLVIGFPAAYLTGRIKPGEPTLIEALGLVFLCSGSALYFGVSFLLTGMVCGAVIVNFARHHDRPFHEIERIEWPFMLLFFVMAGASLQIGNLAKTAWIFLAYCALRILARLIGGWIGGRVAGMPDRQSRLTGIALMPQAGVAIGMALVASERFPEIGEDLLTIAVASTIVFELVGPFFTQYAIREIGNRQTPESASSS, encoded by the coding sequence ATGGAGAATTCGGAGGTACTCGTCGCCATCGGCGTTTTGTTGCTGCTCGGTCTTGCGCTCGACAGCGTCGGACGCATTGTTCACGTTCCGCGCGTCACCTTGCTGATCCTCCTGGGCGTGGTAATCGGACAGCCGGTTCTCGATCTGCTTCCCGACGCTTTCGCAGGCTCGGATGAAATCTATGCGCCCACCGCCCTGACAATGGTGGCTTTTCTGCTTGGCGGATCGCTGACAACCCAAACACTCAGGAACCATGGGCGCGAAATCCTGATCATCTCGCTGGCCCTGGTGATCGTCTCGGTGATGCTGGTCGCTGGCGGCTTATGGCTGCTCGGCCTGCCGGCAGGATTTGCGGTCATTCTGGGAAGCCTTTCGGCTGCCACCGACCCTGCTGCCACGCACGACGTTGTTCGCCAAAGCAATGCCCGCGGCCCCTTCATTACCAGCATTCTGGGCATTGTCGCCATCGACGACGCATGGGGGTTGATCGCCTTTTCCATGGCACTTGCGGTTGCAGGGATTCTTCTGGATTCGAATGCAACCGAAGCGCTTGCCCATGGCGCCATGGAAGTCAGCGGTGCAATCCTGCTCGGCCTCGTGATAGGTTTCCCGGCCGCTTATTTGACCGGCAGGATCAAGCCGGGCGAGCCGACATTGATAGAGGCCTTGGGCTTGGTGTTTTTGTGCTCCGGCTCTGCGCTTTACTTCGGAGTTTCATTCTTGCTGACCGGAATGGTCTGCGGCGCGGTGATCGTCAATTTCGCGCGCCATCACGACCGCCCGTTTCACGAGATCGAACGGATCGAATGGCCCTTCATGCTGCTGTTCTTCGTCATGGCCGGCGCATCGCTCCAGATAGGAAACCTTGCAAAAACCGCCTGGATCTTCCTCGCCTATTGTGCACTGCGCATTCTTGCGAGACTGATTGGCGGTTGGATAGGTGGCCGTGTCGCCGGGATGCCCGATCGTCAAAGCCGCCTGACCGGTATCGCCCTGATGCCTCAGGCCGGCGTCGCCATCGGCATGGCGCTGGTTGCCAGTGAACGCTTCCCAGAAATCGGCGAAGATCTGCTCACCATTGCGGTGGCCAGTACGATTGTGTTCGAGCTTGTTGGTCCCTTCTTCACCCAATACGCCATTCGCGAAATCGGCAATCGGCAAACCCCGGAATCGGCCAGCTCCAGTTGA
- a CDS encoding TRAP transporter substrate-binding protein, whose product MTNSLNRRRFLRGSAMAGAAALATPAIAQNAGTTLKMQAAWGGGIFLENAQSFAARVNEMSGGSLTIEVLSVDAVVKTSQMQDAVHRGVLDAAHYVPAYWYGKSKAASLFGTGPCFGWSSQEVLGWIYAGGGQELFDELMDTLRLNVVSFFNSPMPAQPLGWFKEEIKDASQMTGLKYRTVGLAADVLLEMGMSVVQLPGGEIQPAMKSGLIDAAEFNNPTSDRDFGMQDVSKHYHLASYHQSQEFFEVTINKDKFNALAAEHQAIIRNASMAENSGFYWGNTKRYSDDLLKLQEADGVNVYRTPDSVMAAQLEAWDKVTSRIAADDPFFAKVMESQKAYAKNVMNYLNLNQPDYKLAYNHYFG is encoded by the coding sequence ATGACTAACTCACTAAACCGCAGAAGATTCCTGCGTGGGTCGGCAATGGCCGGCGCCGCAGCACTCGCAACGCCGGCCATTGCACAAAATGCCGGAACCACCCTGAAGATGCAGGCAGCCTGGGGCGGCGGCATCTTCCTTGAGAACGCCCAGTCGTTCGCTGCACGGGTCAACGAGATGTCCGGCGGCTCACTGACAATCGAAGTTCTTTCGGTCGACGCCGTGGTCAAGACCAGCCAGATGCAGGACGCGGTGCACCGCGGTGTTCTGGACGCAGCCCACTATGTGCCAGCCTATTGGTACGGCAAATCCAAGGCGGCCTCGCTGTTTGGCACAGGACCGTGCTTCGGCTGGTCCAGCCAGGAAGTGCTGGGCTGGATTTACGCAGGTGGCGGTCAGGAATTGTTCGATGAACTGATGGATACCCTGCGCCTCAACGTGGTTTCGTTCTTTAACTCTCCAATGCCGGCCCAGCCGCTTGGCTGGTTCAAGGAGGAGATCAAGGATGCATCGCAGATGACGGGCCTGAAGTACCGCACCGTCGGTCTGGCTGCAGACGTTCTGCTGGAAATGGGCATGTCGGTGGTTCAGCTTCCAGGTGGGGAAATCCAGCCGGCCATGAAATCCGGCCTGATCGATGCGGCCGAATTCAACAATCCGACTTCGGACCGTGACTTCGGCATGCAGGACGTTTCCAAGCACTACCATCTTGCGTCCTATCACCAGAGCCAGGAGTTCTTTGAGGTCACCATTAACAAGGACAAGTTCAACGCATTGGCGGCTGAGCATCAGGCGATCATCAGGAATGCATCCATGGCGGAAAACTCCGGATTCTACTGGGGCAACACCAAGCGTTATTCTGACGATCTGCTGAAACTGCAGGAAGCCGATGGCGTGAATGTGTATCGCACGCCGGACTCGGTGATGGCGGCGCAGTTGGAAGCCTGGGACAAGGTGACATCGCGCATTGCCGCAGACGATCCGTTCTTCGCCAAGGTGATGGAATCGCAAAAGGCTTACGCCAAAAATGTGATGAACTATCTCAACCTCAATCAGCCCGACTACAAGCTGGCCTACAACCACTACTTCGGCTGA
- a CDS encoding TRAP transporter small permease subunit encodes MKFVHAVEGLSLWVGRAFGWCIMLLTLSVTYEVFVRYVLNAPTVWAFDMMIQMYGALFLMCGAYALAQDTHVRADVVYRLFPVKVQAGLDFFLYFIFFFPGILALVWFGYEIASDSWRYKEVSFNSPASIQIYFFKSLIPVSGVLLMIQGVAELVRCVIAMRTGAWPERLADVKETEDLLTEADMEQIRSVIPGK; translated from the coding sequence ATGAAATTTGTTCACGCTGTAGAGGGTCTGAGCCTCTGGGTTGGTCGCGCCTTTGGATGGTGCATCATGCTTCTTACACTCTCGGTGACGTACGAAGTTTTCGTGCGTTACGTGCTCAATGCCCCTACCGTCTGGGCGTTTGACATGATGATCCAGATGTATGGCGCGCTGTTTCTGATGTGCGGAGCCTATGCTTTGGCGCAGGACACGCATGTGCGCGCCGACGTGGTCTATCGGCTGTTTCCGGTCAAGGTGCAGGCCGGACTGGATTTCTTCCTCTACTTCATCTTCTTTTTCCCAGGCATTCTGGCGCTGGTCTGGTTCGGTTATGAAATCGCCTCGGACAGCTGGCGCTACAAGGAAGTCAGCTTCAACAGCCCGGCCAGCATCCAGATCTATTTCTTCAAATCCTTGATCCCTGTTTCAGGCGTATTGCTGATGATCCAGGGCGTCGCTGAGCTGGTCCGCTGCGTCATTGCAATGCGCACCGGTGCTTGGCCGGAACGGCTTGCTGATGTCAAGGAAACAGAAGACCTGCTGACCGAAGCCGATATGGAGCAGATCCGGTCGGTCATTCCTGGCAAATAA
- a CDS encoding TRAP transporter large permease, whose amino-acid sequence MTNPEVALLMLGLFIFLVLLGFPIAFTLLAMGVAFGYYAYHQGHPIETFGDIFNNNIFYLLNQNTYSVMENPTLVAIPLFLFMGYVVERANIVDKLFFSLYMAARNLPGSLAIAALLTCAVFSTASGIVGAVVTLMGLLAFPAMANANYNKSFASGVICAGGTLGILIPPSIMLIVYSAIADLSPLRLYAAAVFPGLLLAGLYIVYVIVRVWITPSLAPKPQMEDVPPPRQIYWNLLVSFVPLTVLIALVLGSILGGLATPAEAAAMGAMGGMVLAVLYRSMTWTKLKESVFLTAKATAMVCWLFVGSWTFASVFSYLGGHDIIAHWVGGMDLEPWQFLVLAQIIIFLLGWPLEWSEILIIFVPIFLPLLEVFGVNPYFFAMLVALNLQTSFLTPPMAMSAYYLKGVLKKQIELMEIFRGIMPYLGIVILTMVIMYQFPGIALWFPDYLFGTYIP is encoded by the coding sequence ATGACAAATCCTGAAGTCGCCCTGCTGATGCTCGGCCTGTTCATTTTTCTGGTTTTGCTGGGTTTCCCGATTGCCTTCACTCTTTTGGCGATGGGGGTTGCGTTTGGCTATTATGCCTACCACCAGGGTCACCCGATCGAGACATTCGGCGACATCTTCAACAACAACATCTTCTACCTGCTGAACCAGAACACCTATTCGGTGATGGAGAACCCGACCCTCGTGGCGATCCCGCTGTTCCTGTTCATGGGATATGTGGTGGAGCGCGCCAACATCGTCGACAAGCTGTTCTTCTCGCTCTACATGGCCGCACGCAACCTGCCAGGCAGCCTGGCCATTGCAGCCCTGCTGACATGTGCGGTGTTCTCGACGGCATCCGGCATCGTCGGAGCCGTGGTCACGCTGATGGGCCTTCTGGCTTTTCCGGCCATGGCCAACGCCAACTACAACAAGAGCTTTGCGTCGGGCGTAATTTGTGCCGGCGGTACGCTGGGCATCCTGATCCCGCCATCCATCATGTTGATTGTCTATTCGGCCATCGCGGATCTGTCGCCATTGCGGCTCTATGCAGCCGCAGTGTTCCCAGGCCTGCTGTTGGCCGGGCTTTACATCGTCTATGTGATCGTTCGGGTCTGGATAACGCCAAGCCTGGCCCCCAAGCCACAGATGGAGGACGTGCCCCCACCGCGTCAAATCTACTGGAACCTGTTGGTCAGCTTTGTGCCCCTCACGGTGCTCATCGCACTTGTGCTTGGTTCCATCCTTGGCGGCCTGGCGACGCCGGCCGAAGCTGCCGCCATGGGCGCGATGGGTGGTATGGTTCTGGCTGTGCTCTACCGGTCGATGACATGGACCAAACTCAAGGAAAGCGTGTTCCTGACCGCCAAAGCCACCGCAATGGTTTGCTGGCTCTTTGTCGGTTCCTGGACCTTCGCGTCAGTCTTCTCCTATCTCGGCGGGCACGACATCATCGCCCATTGGGTTGGAGGGATGGACCTTGAACCATGGCAGTTCCTGGTCCTGGCCCAGATCATCATCTTCCTGCTGGGCTGGCCGTTGGAGTGGTCGGAAATCCTGATCATCTTCGTGCCGATCTTCCTGCCTCTGCTCGAAGTGTTTGGTGTGAACCCCTACTTCTTTGCAATGCTGGTGGCGCTCAATCTGCAGACCTCATTCCTGACGCCGCCCATGGCAATGTCGGCCTATTACCTAAAAGGGGTGCTCAAAAAGCAGATCGAACTCATGGAGATCTTCCGTGGGATCATGCCCTATCTCGGCATCGTGATCCTTACCATGGTCATCATGTACCAGTTCCCGGGCATTGCGCTCTGGTTCCCTGACTACCTCTTCGGCACCTACATCCCATGA
- a CDS encoding amidase: protein MRVDPSSLTAQEAASLIDKGAVSSVDLVKACLARIEQSGPSIQAWAHLDADKALSQAAEMDRIRRAGFALGALHGIPVALKDIVDTADMPTERGTPIFKDRQPDRDAAIVERLRDAGAVIMGKTVTTELAFLNPSHTRNPHNPQHTPGGSSSGSAAAVAAHHVPLSIGTQTNGSVIRPASFCGVYGFKPSRGIISRRGILQTSVSLDQVGVFARSLGDVALLSDALGSYDQSDPVSFPRPRPAMARGAAEEVPVEPDLAFFDMPFHDRLSADAREGLDAVIEVLGSRVSRMQPADTMAELVAVQATIHEYEICMHLAESFDAHWDQVSPMLQGVVERGRLITQAQYQDALAVKSSAEAFFADFFTDFDAIIAPSAAGEAPPLADGTGDPIFCTLWTLAGLPSVTLPLLVGENSLPIGVQLIGPAEKDDRLLRTANWLQTRLASESA from the coding sequence ATGAGGGTCGATCCTTCATCCCTGACGGCGCAAGAGGCCGCCAGTCTGATCGATAAGGGTGCAGTGAGCTCGGTTGACCTTGTCAAGGCTTGCCTGGCCAGGATCGAACAAAGCGGGCCTTCCATCCAGGCCTGGGCGCATCTTGATGCGGACAAGGCATTGAGTCAGGCCGCCGAGATGGACCGGATACGCCGCGCGGGATTTGCCCTCGGCGCCCTGCACGGCATTCCGGTGGCGTTGAAGGATATCGTCGACACTGCCGATATGCCGACCGAGCGGGGCACGCCGATCTTCAAAGACCGGCAGCCCGATAGGGACGCTGCGATTGTCGAGCGGTTGCGCGATGCCGGAGCGGTGATCATGGGCAAAACCGTGACCACCGAGCTCGCCTTTCTCAATCCCAGTCATACGCGCAATCCGCACAACCCACAGCACACGCCGGGAGGTTCGTCGAGCGGCTCGGCGGCTGCGGTCGCGGCCCATCACGTACCACTGTCAATCGGCACCCAGACCAACGGCTCGGTAATACGGCCCGCATCTTTCTGTGGCGTCTACGGCTTTAAACCCAGCCGCGGCATCATCTCCAGACGCGGGATTCTTCAAACCTCCGTCTCGCTCGATCAGGTCGGCGTCTTTGCCCGTTCACTGGGTGATGTCGCCCTGCTTTCCGATGCCCTCGGCAGCTACGACCAGAGCGATCCGGTAAGTTTTCCACGGCCCCGTCCCGCGATGGCGAGGGGTGCCGCAGAAGAGGTTCCGGTCGAACCGGATTTGGCCTTTTTTGACATGCCGTTTCACGATCGCCTTTCCGCTGACGCCCGAGAGGGACTTGATGCAGTGATCGAAGTCCTGGGCAGCCGTGTCTCACGGATGCAGCCGGCTGATACAATGGCCGAACTGGTTGCGGTGCAGGCAACCATCCATGAATATGAAATCTGCATGCATCTTGCTGAGAGCTTTGATGCCCACTGGGATCAGGTGAGCCCGATGCTCCAGGGCGTTGTCGAGCGTGGGCGGCTGATAACCCAGGCTCAGTACCAAGACGCACTGGCGGTAAAATCATCGGCTGAAGCGTTCTTCGCGGACTTCTTCACTGATTTCGATGCCATCATTGCACCGAGCGCCGCAGGCGAAGCACCACCTCTCGCCGATGGCACGGGAGACCCGATTTTCTGCACGTTGTGGACACTGGCTGGCCTGCCGTCGGTCACATTGCCTTTGCTTGTTGGTGAGAACAGCTTGCCCATCGGCGTGCAGCTGATCGGACCCGCCGAGAAAGACGACCGACTTCTCAGAACGGCCAATTGGCTGCAAACCAG